The Ochotona princeps isolate mOchPri1 chromosome 1, mOchPri1.hap1, whole genome shotgun sequence genome has a segment encoding these proteins:
- the LOC101519971 gene encoding olfactory receptor 11A1, with protein sequence MEVLSNQTITEFVLLGFYDIPELHPLFFTVFTAVYASILMGNMLIVVAVVCSHRLHTPMYFFLANLSFLEILYTSTVVPKMLQGFLQEAAISVTGCLLQFFTFGSLATVECFLLAVMAYDRYLAICYPLRYPLLMGPRWCLGLVLTAWLSGFMVDGLVVALMAQLRFCGSKYIDHFYCDFTPLVGLACSDPMVAQMTTFVLSMVCLTVPFGLILTSYAQIVVAVLRVPTGTGRRKAFSTCSSHLAVVSTFYGTLMVLYAAPSAIHSQLLAKVFALLYTIVTPIFNPVVYTLRNKEVHQVLWRLLHAKQTATLDSRRRGMKILFGFSLPPLGSLPELTED encoded by the coding sequence ATGGAAGTTCTCTCAAACCAAACTATTACTGAGTTTGTTCTGCTTGGCTTCTATGACATCCCCGAGCTGCACCCTCTTTTTTTCACTGTATTCACTGCCGTCTATGCCTCTATCCTCATGGGGAACATGCTGATTGTTGTGGCCGTTGTGTGCTCACACAGGCTCCACACACCCATGTATTTCTTTCTGGCTAATTTGTCCTTCTTGGAAATCCTCTACACCTCCACAGTGGTGCCAAAAATGCTGCAGGGGTTCCTGCAGGAGGCAGCCATCTCTGTGACTGGTTGTTTGCTTCAGTTCTTCACCTTCGGCTCGCTGGCCACAGTCGAATGCTTCTTGCTGGCTGTCATGGCGTATGATCGCTATCTGGCAATCTGCTACCCACTCCGCTACCCACTCCTGATGGGACCCAGGTGGTGTTTGGGGCTGGTGCTCACAGCCTGGCTGTCTGGCTTCATGGTGGATGGGTTGGTTGTAGCTCTGATGGCCCAGCTGAGATTCTGTGGCTCCAAGTACATTGACCACTTCTACTGTGACTTCACGCCTCTGGTGGGCCTAGCTTGCTCAGATCCCATGGTGGCCCAGATGACAACATTTGTTCTCTCCATGGTCTGCCTCACTGTGCCCTTTGGACTGATTCTGACATCATATGCTCAGATCGTGGTGGCTGTTCTGAGGGTTCCTACTGGGACTGGCAGGAGAAAGGCTTtttccacctgctcctcccacctcGCTGTAGTGTCCACATTTTACGGAACCTTGATGGTCTTGTACGCTGCACCCTCTGCCATCCactcccagctccttgccaagGTCTTTGCCCTGCTCTACACTATTGTCACTCCAATCTTCAATCCTGTGGTCTACACCCTGAGGAACAAAGAGGTCCATCAGGTGCTATGGAGGCTTCTCCACGCCAAGCAAACTGCAACTCTAGATTCCAGAAGGAGGGGAATGAAGATTTTATTTGGATTTTCTCTGCCTCCATTGGGAAGTCTTCCAGAATTAACTGAAGACTAA